From the genome of Daphnia pulex isolate KAP4 chromosome 12, ASM2113471v1:
CCTTTTGTCTGTAGATCCGATACCTGGTTTAATATGGGCCGCACTAGTATTTGAAATCGATTCCTCATCAATCATGGACGAGGACCGAAGTAGGACACGGTCAACGATGTAGCCTATCTTTATTTATAGTAGACTTGCAAAAGCTACGGCAACCTTTGTTATCCTGTACAGATCGCAACATCAGTCGACTGACAGATATCTCAGTTACCGCACTCTCAATCTCCACAGAGAACTGGGAACTATTgtataaattatttcaaaaaaataattccattcaTGGCTTCAAACAGTTCAAGTGACATTGAAACGAGTCGCAATCAATTTAATGTATCGTCTGTTTCTGAATTCAGGTTGGAAAATGGAACAGAATCGACCGTTGTCAGTTACGAcgaaattttagaaaaattaggGCAGATGGGAAAATTTCAACTCAAGACATTTCTATGGCTCTGTCTACCGGCTTTCTTCCCAGGTATAGTCATCATGTCGTACACTTTCACCGGAGCAACACCAAATTACAGGTTGGAAGATTAAAAAGTTatctagaaaaatttgttaaaataatttaagaattattttttcatgattGCAGATGCTTTGTGCAAGTCTGTGATAGTGATAAAATGACGACAAATTTTTCTACAAGAGATGTTTCTCCGCAAAACCAGACGATTGCGTTGGATAGTAAAAAGGATGGGTGCAACTTTGATAATAATTCTTGGACTCATTCTCGCcaatgtaattttaaaaattcatccgACGGCACCTTCCTGGAAAAATGCGATCGTTGGGTGTACGACACGTCAATGTTTCATTCCACCATCGTCAGCGATGTAAGTACATAGTAAATCTTGCTAATTATGacgaacaaaaatttaaattctattTGACGTATTTGATTAATGGCGTTATACAGTTTGATTTAACTTGCGAGAATGAATGGAAACAAACTGTTGCCAGCAGTCTTTTCATGTTTGGGATGTTGATTGGAGCAGTCACCATTGGCTTTATAGGAGACACGTAAGATTAATACGTTTAAACTatcaaattgttattatgctagtatattttaaaaaaaatttaagcagTATTGGGAGAAGGAAAACATTCACTTTGAACATATTTATCCTGGCGCTAATCACAACTGCAACGGCATTTTCACCCGACTGGATCACTTTCTGTGTGATGAGATTCTTTTCCGGAATCGGTGCGTGTGGCCACTTCCTCATCATCTTCGTCTGGGGTAAGATTATTAAGACATTAGCGAACATAAATCtgaataaaaatctaaagtaCATTAATTGTGATCGAGCAAAGGAGTTGAAGCGGTCGGGAAACGGTACAGGATCGCTTGCGGATTCATCTACCAAATAGTTTACGCAACAGGATCTGCCTGTCTGGGACTAGTGGCCTATTTTGTGCGAGATTGGAGAGTACTTCAGCTTGTCATTAGCCTTCCCATGTTTGGTCTCACAGCTTTATTTTGGTAAGACAAAAAATTGATAACTTTACACTCACAGCCATCAGtgatttaatttattgatttaaaggATTTTACCGGAGTCGATTCGATGGTTGATAACCAAGAAAAATTATCCTAAAGTTAAAAAGCTTCTCTTGCAAGCTGCCGATTTGAATGGGGTCCGCGATATTTCCGACAGCATATTTACTCTTGATGGGGAACAATTTAAATGGAAACAGTTAGTATGTTATCTTGATTATTACAATTAAtaactaaaaacaaagcaCAATGACtaacattttaattatttggcACCGGAATAAAGATAGAAAACTCGTTAACGTgatcataaaaaaatgatgtaaCTGATATTATAAAAGTTTATcagaaaaattgtaataactTTGACtgaattgttttgaaattttcaagcAGCAAATAGGAAAGGTTTCCACAACACCGGTAGCCGAAGGTGTCCTCGacatttttcgttcaaacATTTTGGTGAAACGA
Proteins encoded in this window:
- the LOC124209024 gene encoding steroid transmembrane transporter SLC22A24-like, which codes for MASNSSSDIETSRNQFNVSSVSEFRLENGTESTVVSYDEILEKLGQMGKFQLKTFLWLCLPAFFPGIVIMSYTFTGATPNYRCFVQVCDSDKMTTNFSTRDVSPQNQTIALDSKKDGCNFDNNSWTHSRQCNFKNSSDGTFLEKCDRWVYDTSMFHSTIVSDVST